A window from Nitrospiraceae bacterium encodes these proteins:
- a CDS encoding metallophosphoesterase, whose translation MTWPDRARATIGSWMSEPFYRFFSLMPGWEFGLTNHAVSKFSDRHRSLAGRRAVHLSDLHLDHYLPRHDMIVTMVRELRPHWIFITGDLLNVPEGLPHLFRFLAQLRLIAPVFMTLGNHDHYSGVPIDHYAELADRHKLTLLVNQTVFIPTDEGELAIVGVDDPSLHRADLDCLPPRTEGRYTLLLAHAPNILEQLEEHHHVDLILCGHSHGGQWRFPGVPTFWLPPGCNGRIEGLQRARERRLYVNRGLGWSFLPLRLNCRPEIVLLEWTHDDTQAR comes from the coding sequence ATGACATGGCCGGATCGTGCGCGAGCAACAATCGGCAGCTGGATGAGCGAGCCGTTCTACCGGTTTTTCAGCCTGATGCCCGGCTGGGAATTCGGGCTAACCAACCACGCTGTCTCCAAATTCAGTGACCGGCACAGGTCTCTGGCTGGCCGACGAGCCGTGCACCTGAGCGACCTGCATCTCGATCACTACCTTCCGCGCCACGACATGATCGTCACCATGGTCCGGGAGCTGCGCCCCCACTGGATTTTCATTACGGGCGACCTCCTCAACGTTCCGGAAGGGCTGCCGCATCTGTTCCGCTTCCTCGCGCAGCTCCGCCTGATCGCCCCGGTATTCATGACACTGGGAAACCATGACCATTATAGCGGCGTGCCGATCGATCATTACGCTGAACTCGCCGATCGGCACAAGCTCACGCTCCTGGTCAATCAAACCGTCTTCATTCCAACCGATGAAGGTGAGTTGGCCATCGTGGGAGTCGACGATCCATCGCTCCACCGAGCGGATCTGGACTGCCTTCCTCCTCGGACCGAGGGACGCTATACCCTGTTACTAGCCCATGCGCCCAACATCCTTGAACAGCTGGAAGAGCACCATCACGTGGATCTCATCCTTTGCGGACATAGTCACGGAGGGCAATGGCGCTTCCCCGGGGTACCGACGTTTTGGCTTCCACCCGGATGCAATGGTCGCATCGAAGGGCTGCAGCGTGCACGAGAACGCCGGCTCTACGTCAATCGCGGTCTCGGCTGGTCTTTTCTGCCACTCCGTTTGAATTGCCGGCCAGAGATTGTCTTGCTCGAATGGACCCATGACGATACGCAGGCCCGATAG
- a CDS encoding TIGR00300 family protein, whose product MTSHQETVILRGHIIDSLILAKVLDTILMMGGSFDLADVQIGKTREESSRARIIVRAGTAQLLSDILHRIQPHGASVEREADCRLQPAPANGIFPEEFYATTHLPTQIRLQGQWVDVEGTEMDLGVAVEPKKAIARTVPMGAVKRGDLIVTGREGIRVTPLERPRDRDVFGFMESQVSAERPHRHVIHDIAKRMMSLREGFRQGRPASKVLLAGGPAIIHAGGRDALTWLIEEEFIHVLFCGNALPAHDMEVELYGTSLGYGQQAGRVVPHGHEHHLRTINRIRAIGSIDAAVESGVIKGGIMAACINKHVQVVMAGTIRDDGPLPGVITDSVRAQEAMRAAIPGVGLALLVASTLHAVATGNLLPATIPSVCVDVNPAVLTKLADRGSFQAIGLVMDAASFLRELARELGWTS is encoded by the coding sequence ATGACGTCCCACCAGGAAACTGTCATTCTTCGTGGCCATATCATCGATTCGCTGATCCTGGCCAAGGTCTTGGACACGATTCTGATGATGGGCGGGTCATTCGATCTTGCGGACGTCCAGATCGGTAAAACGCGTGAAGAATCCTCTCGGGCCAGAATAATCGTGCGCGCGGGAACCGCGCAATTACTCAGTGACATCTTGCACCGGATTCAGCCCCATGGAGCCTCGGTCGAACGTGAGGCCGATTGCCGACTCCAGCCGGCTCCAGCGAACGGCATTTTCCCCGAGGAATTCTATGCGACCACACATTTGCCGACTCAAATACGGCTCCAAGGGCAATGGGTGGATGTCGAAGGGACTGAAATGGATCTCGGCGTCGCTGTCGAGCCAAAGAAGGCGATCGCCCGAACCGTGCCTATGGGAGCGGTAAAACGGGGAGACCTGATCGTCACGGGCCGAGAGGGAATCCGCGTCACGCCTCTGGAACGACCGCGCGACCGCGACGTATTCGGCTTCATGGAGTCGCAGGTGTCCGCCGAGCGTCCGCACCGTCACGTCATCCACGATATCGCCAAACGCATGATGTCACTGCGCGAAGGGTTCCGCCAGGGCCGACCGGCATCCAAGGTTTTGCTGGCCGGAGGGCCGGCCATTATCCATGCGGGCGGACGCGATGCATTGACATGGCTCATTGAAGAAGAATTCATCCACGTCCTGTTTTGCGGGAATGCGCTGCCAGCCCATGACATGGAGGTCGAATTGTACGGCACGTCACTCGGGTATGGGCAGCAGGCCGGACGAGTTGTTCCACATGGACACGAACACCATCTGCGGACGATTAATCGAATCCGCGCGATCGGGAGCATCGACGCTGCCGTGGAGTCCGGCGTGATTAAGGGCGGGATCATGGCCGCTTGCATCAATAAACACGTCCAGGTCGTCATGGCTGGAACAATCCGCGATGATGGTCCGTTACCTGGTGTGATCACTGACTCAGTCAGGGCCCAGGAGGCCATGCGAGCAGCGATCCCCGGGGTCGGATTGGCCTTGCTGGTGGCCTCCACGCTCCATGCCGTGGCGACCGGTAATCTGCTGCCGGCTACGATTCCTTCCGTGTGTGTCGATGTGAATCCTGCTGTGCTGACGAAGCTGGCCGATCGGGGGAGTTTCCAGGCCATCGGCTTGGTGATGGACGCCGCTTCGTTTCTGCGCGAACTAGCCCGAGAATTGGGTTGGACCTCATGA
- a CDS encoding arginine deiminase-related protein has translation MSRLLVCPPDYFGIEYEINPWMRRSNTVNRDQAVRQWHGLMQVLEQDVGAVLERMNPVPGLPDLVFTANAGLVVGRRAVPSRFRYAERQPEEAWFEDWFRTNGFEVLSLEKELFFEGAGDLLGFPDAWFGGYRQRSEIRAFPFLSEWFNREIIPLELVDSRYYHLDTCFCPLSGGELLYFPAAFDRYGQAAIADRIAPHQQLAVSEADALKFACNAICVGKHVVLPAGCAGTERLLEERGYRPHPVPLSEFMKSGGSAKCLTLALD, from the coding sequence ATGAGTCGTCTGCTGGTCTGTCCCCCCGACTATTTCGGCATCGAGTATGAAATCAACCCCTGGATGCGCCGATCGAATACCGTGAACCGAGACCAGGCTGTTCGACAGTGGCATGGTTTGATGCAGGTTCTCGAGCAAGATGTTGGCGCCGTGCTGGAACGTATGAATCCAGTGCCCGGGTTGCCCGATCTCGTTTTCACGGCGAATGCCGGCCTCGTGGTGGGACGCCGAGCCGTTCCCAGTCGATTTCGTTATGCCGAACGACAACCGGAAGAGGCGTGGTTTGAAGACTGGTTCCGCACGAACGGGTTCGAGGTCTTGTCGTTGGAAAAGGAGTTGTTCTTCGAAGGAGCCGGCGATCTCCTTGGGTTTCCTGATGCATGGTTCGGGGGGTACCGTCAACGGTCAGAGATCCGAGCCTTTCCGTTTCTCAGCGAGTGGTTCAATCGAGAGATCATTCCGCTCGAGCTTGTGGACAGTCGGTATTATCATCTCGATACTTGCTTTTGTCCGTTGAGTGGGGGCGAGCTTCTCTACTTCCCTGCTGCCTTTGATCGATACGGACAGGCGGCGATTGCCGACCGGATCGCACCGCACCAACAACTCGCCGTATCCGAAGCGGATGCGCTCAAATTCGCCTGTAACGCGATCTGCGTCGGAAAACACGTGGTTCTTCCCGCCGGATGTGCCGGGACCGAACGGCTCCTTGAGGAGCGAGGCTATCGCCCCCACCCCGTCCCCCTGAGCGAGTTCATGAAATCCGGTGGGTCCGCTAAGTGCCTAACACTGGCTCTTGATTGA
- a CDS encoding tRNA pseudouridine(13) synthase TruD, translated as MDPFLTASIPGVGGRIRTTPEDFHVVERPLYAPCGTGEHLYVRVTKRNLSTPDLVRRLSSTLGIRTQAIGVAGLKDARAVTTQMVSLHGVDTQHVIRIPTDDRLLAIEVLGRHRNRLRTGHHAGNTFRLVIRDVAQHAEETVPLIVETLLRRGVPNYFGPQRQGREGDNYLTGASLLIDKARREKMSRAKRMWYLNSYQSHLFNRMVARRIDRLDRILTGDWAMKAENGACFLVEDGDREQPRADRFEISPTGILFGSRVSWAEGEPGEIEQAVLTEQGMSKEQLIQAAKECGFRGERRSLRLQLLELEWSLKGSTLTLSFALPPSGYATSVLRELMKTPEMSSSSLR; from the coding sequence ATGGACCCTTTTCTTACAGCTTCGATTCCGGGAGTGGGAGGGCGGATCAGAACCACGCCTGAAGATTTTCACGTGGTCGAACGTCCTCTCTACGCACCCTGCGGGACGGGCGAGCATCTGTATGTGAGAGTGACGAAACGGAATCTTTCGACGCCGGATCTTGTGCGACGTTTGTCTTCAACGTTAGGCATCAGGACCCAGGCGATCGGTGTGGCTGGACTCAAGGATGCGCGTGCCGTGACCACTCAGATGGTTTCGCTCCATGGAGTGGATACGCAGCATGTCATACGGATACCGACCGATGATCGGCTGTTGGCGATTGAGGTGCTGGGCCGGCATCGGAATCGATTGCGGACCGGCCACCACGCCGGCAACACCTTCCGCCTCGTGATCCGAGATGTCGCTCAACATGCGGAAGAGACGGTCCCGCTCATCGTGGAAACGCTGCTTCGCCGAGGAGTGCCAAATTATTTTGGGCCGCAACGGCAAGGACGGGAGGGGGACAACTATCTGACCGGAGCCTCGTTGCTCATCGACAAGGCTCGACGGGAGAAAATGAGCCGAGCCAAGCGCATGTGGTACCTCAATAGCTATCAGTCCCATCTGTTCAATCGGATGGTTGCCAGGAGGATCGATCGACTCGATCGGATCTTGACCGGGGATTGGGCGATGAAAGCCGAGAACGGCGCGTGTTTTCTCGTGGAAGACGGCGACCGGGAACAGCCAAGAGCCGATCGGTTTGAAATCAGTCCAACCGGCATTTTGTTTGGCTCTCGCGTCTCCTGGGCTGAGGGCGAACCGGGCGAGATCGAACAGGCGGTGTTGACGGAACAAGGTATGAGCAAAGAGCAGCTCATCCAAGCAGCGAAGGAATGCGGGTTTCGCGGCGAACGACGATCGCTCAGGCTCCAGCTTCTGGAATTGGAATGGTCTCTCAAAGGATCAACGCTCACCCTCTCCTTTGCCCTCCCACCTAGTGGCTATGCCACGAGCGTGTTACGAGAGCTCATGAAAACGCCTGAGATGTCAAGCAGTTCGTTGCGCTAG